One Deinococcus psychrotolerans genomic window, GCTCCTGGGGTCGGCTCAGCGCCGCGTTGGCCGCCGCCGAGGTGCGGATGCCGCTTTGCTGGGCGGCCTGCTCCATTAGCAGCGCCGCGCCGTTGAGTGGCAAGGCCGGGTGTGGGTAAGGCCGCTGACGGGGCGGCCCCCAGGGGTACTCGCTGGGGCCGGACACGCCCAGGAACTGCTCGACCTCGTCGTAATACGGTTCCAAGTCGGCGTAGCTCAGCGGCCAGTCCACGCCCTGACCAAATTCCTTAAGCAGCTCAAAGTCGTCGGGCTGGGCGCGGGGAGTGTAAGCAGTGTAGTGCAGGGTGCTGCCGCCGACTCCGCGCCCGGAGTTGTTGCGCCCGAAGCCCACCGGGTCTTTGCCCGCCGACAGCCGCTCGTCCATCCAAAACAGCCCGGCCTGCGCCACTTCGTCGGTGGGCATCTCGGCGGGGCGGTGGCGCACGCCCGCTTCGAGGGCCAGCACCCGCAGCCCAGCGGCGGCCAGGCGGGCCAGCAGCGGCGCTCCGCCCGCTCCGGTGCCGATCACCAGCACGTCCAGCTCAGGATTATTGGTCATTTCCGGACTCCCCGTAAGCGATCTCCCGCGCTTCCAATTCATTCGGCCCTACCCTCGGCCAGCCCGGCGCGTCCATAAATCCGGCGTAGCCAAAGCGGTACTGGGTCAAGGGGTGGGCCATAAAACCTTCGGTCAGCTCGGCCAGAAGGTCTTCAAACGGGTGCGGCTGACTGGCTTGCAACTCGTGAATGGCGGCGTCCTGCTCGTCACCGGAGAGCGTTTCAAAGTTGCTTGGCAAGGCCGCCAGCAGCCCCTGATACGCCGGGCCGTCAGCGGGGGTGTCGGCGTAGCGCCAGCCGTCCGATAAGTTTTGGTGGAGACGCTGGTCGATTAGGCCGCTCAAGTCCATCTCGGCGGGGTCGTGCGGCACCAGTCGGACGGCCACCGCTCGCAGCCGAGCGAACTCTGTTTCGCTCAGAAATTGCCGCTCATAGCGGGCGTCCAGCCGCTCCAGCAGGGTGGCGCGGGTCGGAGCTGTTACGGCTGGCCCGTTGAGGGCGGCGATCACGGCGGCGCGTTCTTGGGCGCTCATGGCTGGCCCGCTTTCGGGTTCTGGACGAGTGGAAACGGAATCAAGGCTTTCATCCGCTTCAACGTGTCAAACCTTGCAGCGGCGCTTGGTAATCTTGGCTGCTATCGGGTGCTGACCTGGCCTTCCACGCTCAAACCAACATATGAGCAGTCATTCAGGTATACTGAGACATGACCCGTCCTCCTTCCTTGCCTTCCGTCTCCGAGGCTTCTAGCCTGACCTACTTCGTGGAGGGCATGGACTGCGCCAGTTGCGTGCAAAAAGTCGAGCGGGTGGTGGGGCGTTTGCCCGGCACCGGGGAAGTCAAGACCAGTTTCACCAAGCAGACCCTGATCCTTGAACTTGACGAAGCCCAGACTCCGCGCCAGACCCTGGAAACCCATTTGCGTTCACTCGGCTACACGCCGACGCTGCGGGCTGCTCCCGTTCAACCCAAAAGCCCCGAGCATGGTCATGCGGGCCACGACCACGACTCGCATGACCATGCTCGACAGGATCACGCGGGCCACACCCATGAAGTCCTGCCGCCCAACACCCTCTGGTACAAAGGCACTCAGGGCAAATTGGTGCTGACCTCGGGTGTGCTGCTGGCGCTGGCGTGGGTGTTCGGCTTCGTGGCTCCTCAGCTCGCCCTCTACGGCTACGTGGCCGCCACCTTACTGGGCGTCTGGCCACTGGCCAAAAGTGCGGTGGCGAGTGCCCGGTTGGGCGACTTTTTCAGCATCAACTTGCTGGTGTCACTCGCGGCCATCGGTGCGGTGCTGATCGGGCAAGCGGCGGAGGGCGCGGTGGTGGTGTTCTTCTTCGCGGTGGGCGAACTCCTCGAAGGTGTGGCGGCGGGCCGGGCGCGGGCGGGCATTCAGGCGCTCTCGGCCCTGACGCCCAAGACAGCGCTCCTGATGGACGGCAACGAGATGCGCGAAGTGCCCGCCGACACCCTGGAAGTCGGGCAAATGGTGCAGGTGCGCCCCGGCAGCCGGGTGCCCGCCGACGGCAGCATCACGGCGGGTCAATCGAGCTTAGATGACAGCCCCGTAACCGGCGAGAGTATGCCGGTGGACAAAAACGTGGGCGACGCGGTGTTCGCAGGCAGCATCAACGGCAGCGGTGTATTGACCGTCAAGGTCGACAAGGCCGCCGCCGACAACACCATCGCCCGCATCATTCACCTGGTCGAGGAAGCTGAGGGCAGCAAGGCTCCCACCGCCCGCTTCATCGACCGCTTCAGCCGCCTCTACACACCGGGCGTGGTGCTGGTGTCGGCGCTGGTGGCGCTTATTCCGCCGCTGCTGCTGGGGGCCGAGTGGCATCTGTGGCTTTACAAGAGCATCACCTTGCTGCTGATCGGTTGCCCCTGCGCTTTGGTGCTGAGCGTGCCCGCCGCGATTACCAGCGCCGTGAGCGCGGGCACCCGGCGCGGACTGCTGATCAAGGGCGGCGCGGCGCTGGAAACCATCGGCAGTGTCAAAACGGTGGCCTTCGACAAAACCGGCACCCTGACGGCGGGCCAGCCGCGCGTCACCGACGTGCTGGGCGCGGCCTTGTCAGAGTCGGAAGTGCTGCGCCTCGCCGCCGCCGTGGAAGCTGGAAGCTCGCATCCGCTGGCGCAGGCCATCAGCGGCGCGGCCAAGTCGGCGGGCCTGAGTGTGCCTGCTGCTGAAGCCGCCGCCGCCCTCGCCGGAAAAGGCGTGACGGCCACCGTGGAAGGCCGCCCCCTGTTTGTCAGCTCGCCCAAGCATGTCGCCAGCACCTTAAACCTCGCGCCAGATCTTCAGCAACGCCTCACGGCCTTTGAAGAAGCCGGGAAAACCGTGGTGGTGCTGCACAGTTCGGATCAGGTGCTGGGTGTGGTGGCTATTCGCGACGAAGCCAGACCCGACGCGGCGCAGGCGATTGCCCGCCTCAAAGCGATGGGTGTCAAGACTGTGATGTTGACCGGCGACAATGCCCGCACCGGCAAAGCCATTGCCGCTCAGTTGGGCCTGGACGTGCGGGCCGAACTGCTTCCCGAAGACAAGCTGCGCTTAATTGGCGAGCTGCGCCAAGACGGCGATGTGGCGATGGTCGGTGACGGCATCAACGACGCTCCGGCGCTTGCCAAAGCTGATGTCGGCATTGCCATGGGAGGCGGCACCGACGTGGCCCTCGAAGCTGCCGACGCCGCCTTGCTGCGTGGACGGGTTTCGGGCGTGGCCGATCTGGTGCAGCTTTCGCGCGACACCATGACCAACATCCGCTGGAATATCGGCTTTGCGCTGGGTCTCAAAGCCATTTTCCTGGTCACCACTCTGCTCGGCTACACCAATCTGTGGATGGCGATTCTGGCCGACACTGGGGCCACTGCCATCGTGACTGCCAACGCCCTGCGTTTGCTGGGTTGGCGAGGCAAAGAGGACGCGGCGACTGTGCCCGTCAGCGGCCCAGCTTTACACAGCGGGGCTTGATAAAAGTTCAGGTTCGGTTTGGCTCCTGAGCTTTTGAAGCAGAATTCAAAACGCTCCCTTCAAAGTTTTCCCAGTTCCTTGATAACCTCCTTCCATCCTCTGCGCTTGACCAACTGCCCTGTCCGCCGCGCCGCCTCCACATAAGCGGCGGCCAGCCGAGTGGGGTTGCGGCCCAGCAGTTCTTCACTCAGCGCGTCACTGCTCAAGCGGCTCAGTCCGGTCGGCCCCTGCGGGTCGCTCGCCGCCTCGCCGCTGAACGTGCGGGCCAGCCCCTCGGCCAGCCAGCGCGGGATTCCGGCAGGCTGAGCGGTGTGAAACGCTTCGTGGCGAATGGTCAGGGGCAGCCGTCCGCTGAGCGCCAAAGCGGTGAGCCGCTGGGTAGAGATGACTGCGCCCTGTGTGCTGGCGGCAATGTTGGCCGGTTCGGCGGTGCGCCGGGCAAAATCTGCCGCGCTGCTGGCTGCCTCAATTCGCACCTGAGTGGGCGGTGGCAGCCCGAGGGCCTTCAAGTCTCTGGCTGCCGCGTCCCAAGCCTTAAAAACTGTGCCGAGTTGCAGGCGGTCACGCGGGTCGCTGTAACTGACGCTCAGGCCGCCGTGCTGTACCTGAAAGGCCTGAGCGGTGGGGGAGAGCAGCAGAGCGAAGAGAAGCGTCTGGATAAGCCTATTTGGTTTGGACGACGCTTTGACCCACCCCCTCCTCACTCCCCCCGGTCTCTTACCGTGAACGTCGCTGCCGAGCCGTAGCCTTCCACGTCGGAGTCGTACATCAAGAAAGCGTGGGTGGGCAGGGCGGTGAAGGTGCCGGGCGTCTGGGCACGCAGCACATAAGTCATGGTCTGCTTGCCCGACAAGTAATCGGCATAGAGGTCTACCCGGTCATCGAGAAGGTCGCGTCCGGCGTACCAGTAATTCCAATCTTCCCAGTTGTATTCGTCAGGGTCTTTGAGGCCGGCAATCGCGAGGCTGCGTTCGTCTTGGGCTTTCATGCCTGCCGGAATCGGATCGCTGATGAGCAGATAGCGGGCGCTTTGCTGCGACGGCTTAACCGTCAGCGTCACCAGAATCAGGTCGCCCACCGTGACGGGTTGCATCTGTCCGCCCTTTAGGAGTGGCGTGCGCTGATAGGTGTAGCGCTTGCCTTTCTCGTCCCAGATGGGGGTGAGTTTTTGGTATTCGCGGCGAAGCTCAAAGCCTTTGCTGGCGTCGGCGTGGAGTTCGGCGGGTTCGCGGCTGAAACTCAGTTGACTGCTGAAGGTCAGGCCCGCCGGAGCGCCCTGCATCGTGACGGTGTGTGGCCCGGCTTTGAGGCCGCCGGTGTTCAGTTTCAAGGTGGCCGCCTCGGTGCCGCTGAGCGTGGCGCTTCCGGCACTGAGGCCGTCCAACGTCACTTTGACTTCGCTGCTGACGGGTGCGGGCGGCTTCAGAGCGAGCGCGGCGATAATCACGCTGGTGGTGTCTTGGGTGCTGAGCCACTTGGGGCCGCGCCGGTTGCTGAGCAGCCACTGGGAGATATTAGGAATCAGCGGGCTGCCCGGTTCCAGTTGCGCCAAAGCTTCTAGGGCGGTGGCCGTGACCTGCACGCTGTTGTCATCCCAGAAGTCGTACCAGTAGGTCTTGCCGCGCTTGGGTGTTTCCCAGTGGATCAGCGAGCCGTTGTTGCTGCCGATGCGCTGCGCCTTGAGGCGGTCGAGCACGTCTTTGGCGGCCTGAGTCTGGCCCAGCTTTTGCAGCGCCAGAGCGGTTTCGGCGAGTGCGTAGGGCGCGAGGTCTTTGCGGCGAGCAAAGGTGTTGAGTCCGGCCAAGTCCAGCCGTCCAGCGTCCGCGAGGGCGCGGTAAGCGCTGGCCCGCTCGGCTTGCCGCGCTTTGGGGTTGCTGGCATTCTTAGTGAGGTACTTCAGGCCATTGTCCAGCATGGTGTTGTCCACTGCCGCGCCGAGTTGCTTGGCCCGCAGGAGGCCCTCCACCACGTAAGCGCTCATCTCCAGTGTGCTGTCGTCCCACTGCCAGAAGTTCCAGCCGCCGTCTTCATGCTGGAAGAGTTGCAACCTTGCCAAGCCGCTGCTGACGATATCCGGCAGGTTCTTGGTCACACTCTGCGGCAGAGCGGCGCTGCCCAGATTTTGCTTGGCCAGCAGCGCGGGCAAAAAGCGGCTCATGGTCTGCTCGGTGCAGCCGTAGGGATAGCCCACCAGATATTCCAGTGCGGGCGACACCGCCGAGAGCAGCGAGGGCGTCAGGCTCAGGCTCAGATCGAGCGTGCTGAGGTTGGTGTCCACCGGAATGTTGAGCGTCACGCTGGGCTTAGAGGCGCTGCCCACCGCTGTCTGGCTGACCTCGTAACCGCGAGCTTTGATCGGCAGCGGTAATTTCAATGCGTCATTGCCGGAACCTGTCCGGGCCGTGAAGGTCACGTCCGCCGTGCCGACATTGCCCGCCCGCACCTGCATGTCGCTGCGAGTACGCCCGTTGGCCGCCACGTTGATGGCCGCGCCAGCTGGGGTCAGCGCCGCGCCGCCGAGCGGGGTCAGTCCATTCAAAACAGCGCTGACGTTGCCCATCACGGGCCTGCCCAGCGTGTTGTTGACGATTCCCGAAAGGGTCACCGTGTCGCCGCGCACCAAAAAGGTTGGCAGAGTCAAGCGGGCGATCACGTCTTTGGTGGTCATGGTGCTGGCGGTCGCCTGCCCGAAGCGCGGAAGCTGGGTCTGGGCGCGGGCGGTGGCGATCCAGGTGGTCAAGTTGTCGGGGAATTTCACGTCCACTTCAGCGTGGCCCTGCGCGTCGGTGATGAGGTTGGGCAGCCACAAAATCGTGTCTTTGAAATCCTGGCGCGGCGTCACGCTGTCGGCGGTGCTGGCGTCGGCGGCGCGGGCCTGCTTGTCCTGAGCAAAGGCGGGCTTGATGGCCATCGGTTTGGGCGCGTTCGCCGTGGTTCCCACCTGTGAAAAATAAAAATTGAGACTGGAATTGGTGCCCACCGCGTTGTCGCGCAGGGCGTCAAAAACCTGAGCAATCGGGGTGGCGTTGTCGGGCTGCACCAGATAAATCGCCTGATCCACTACGCCCAGCGCCAGATTAGCCGCCACGCCTTTGCCACCCGCGTCCTTCACGTCCACGCTGAGCTTGCCGGTGTCGCCGGGGGCGTAGCGGGCTTTGGCAGGCGTGACTTTCACCGTCAGCGCCGACCCCACACGCGGAACTTTGACGTGGGCGTCGTTGCTATACAGTTGCCCGTCACCCAGTGCCGCCGCTGCCACGTAGATGTTGGGGGCCATGTCCGCCGTGACCGGAAACGAGTAGGTCAGCACCGCGCCTGTGCCGCGCAGCACCGTGGAGCTTCTGAGTTTGTCGCCTTCCAGCGTCACCAGAACGGGCGCACCTGGCTTCGGATTGCCCACCAATACGGTGGCGGTGTCGCCCGGCGCGTAGCTCTTTTTGTCCAGCCTCACCGAGAGGTCGCGGTAGTTCCAGCCGTAATCCTCGCCGGGTTTGAGTACCCATACGAAGTTCTCGAAAGTGCTGACGCGCCCCTGTGAGTCGGTGACGCTGGCCCGCAGCAAGTAGCCGCCGCCGCGCGGGGCACTCAGGGTGGTGGCCGCTCTGCCGTCTGCGCCAGTCTGCACCTGGCTGCGCGAGAGCCGTTTTTCAGAGAGCACCCAGGTCTTTTTCTTCTTGTCGTAGTCGTAACTCTGCCGCACCAGATCCAACGTGACCGGCGCGGCGCGGCCCACGTCTTTCAGGTCGCGGGTATCGAGCGAAATGCCAATCGGCTTGTTGACACCGTACACATAGCCGTCGGTGTCGGCTTCCACGTTCAAGCTGGCCGGAAAAGCGATCACGCGGGTCTGGGCGCTGACGGTGCGGCGCGATTCGTCTTCCACCTCGGCTTCGATGCGGTAGCTGACCGGGTTGCCGCTCGCGTCTTTTTCCAGTGGTAAGGTCAAATCCAAATCACCGTTGGCGTTGAGCCGCGTTTGATCCTGAATCACCAAGTCCGAGCCGTAATCCGTGCCTTCGCTGTCGGGCGACAGATACTCGCTGTCAAAGCCGGGCGGATAATAAGGAGCGCGGGTCACGTTGTAATTGACAATCGCTCCGCTGACATTGCCCCCGAACAGGTAACGGGCCGAGATGCGGACATTGACCTTGTCGCCCTGCACCGCCCTTTTGCGGTCGGCTTGGATGGTCACGGCGTATTCGGGCTTCTGGTAGGCTTCCACCTGAAAACTGCCGCTGATGTCGGTCTGGTCGTCGTCGGTTCCTTCGGGTGACAGGGAAAAATAATACTCGCCCAGCTTGGCTCCGGCAGGCAAATCCAGTCCGGCATTCAGCGAACCGAAGGCGTCGGTCATCAGGGTTTTTCTGAACACCTCGTCGTCGTTGGGCGACTTGACCACGACCCGCACCGAAGTACCCGCCAGTGCTTTAAGGCTCCCGGCCTGCCGCAGCACCGCCTTGAAATCCACGTGCTGGCCGGGGCGGTAGACGGGCCGGTCGGTGTAGACGTAGCCGCGCACCAGCGGAGCGGCGTAGCTGTTCCAGTTCGCGCCGCTGATGGCCCAGTCGTTGCCGATATGGGCGAGGTAGGTCTCCTTGTCGCTGTTGGCGTCGGCCTTGCGCGTCAAGCGGGCCACGCCGTCCACGCTGGCCTGCACGCTCTGTTTGCTGCCGAGCAAATTGATCTGGGCTGCCCGCGTCTGGCCGCTTTCCCGGTCAGCGGTATAAATCAAGACTTGGTTCTGGTCGCGCTTGACGACCAAGCCCAGATTGCTGACCACCACCACGGCGGCGAGGTTGCCGGTGCCTACCGTGTAAACGCCGCTGGGCAGTGTGCCGAGGTTGAGCGAATCGTCTCTGCGCCGCAAGGTCACGCTGCGAATCGGCGCGGACTGCTGCGAAGCGCTGAGCTTGGGCTGGTGCGGGTCGGGCGAGGCGGCAAACAAGCTGGCCGGGTCAAGTACCCGCCGCACAGTGAAGACCGTTCCAGCAGGCGCGTAGACTTCCACCTTGACAGCCTGGCCCCCCTGAAAGACGCCGCCGTAAATCGATACGTTGCGCTGTGCGGGCGCTAGACCCGCCACCAGAGCCGTGGAGAGGAGAACACCGGTGAGCCATTTGCGCTGTACCTGTCTGCCTTGCATGCTTGCCCCTTTGAGCGGTGTGAAGTGCTTTTTCTCAGTGTAAGCCAAGCGTGTCTTGCGCCGCATTCTTAAGCAAGTCTTTATCTCATATCTTTATTTCAGAGGGCGTGAGAATCCGCTTGCTGCGTCAATTCAAAATCTTCCAGCGGTATACACCCAGAAAGTTGGGGTTGCTGCTGGCTGGATGAAAAGCCCGCTCGGCATATCTCAGCAAGCTCTGCACGGTCAGTAGCCGCACCTCGCCGCCTTCGGCTGGGCTGGCCCCGGTGTGGTAGACGACGTTGCCGCCGCCCAAGTAGACCATGCTGTGATACGAGCGCAAGTCGGGCCGAATAAAAATCAGCAGGTCGCCGCGTTTGGCCGCCGCCATCTCCCGCGAAACCCTGACCATCGAGTAGTTGGCGAGGTACTGCACTCCCGTGCGGCCGACCAATTTGCCCGCTTCGATGTCGCCCACCTGATAAGCCCCGCCCGCTGTGCGGAACACCGAGCGGCTGATGATCGGCAGAGGGTATCCGAAAGCCTGCACGTCGCCCGATTGGGGACGCGGCAGAAACTTGAATTTGGAGCGCCATACAGCGTCATGTGGCATCAGGGCATTGATGAAAGCGTAGCGCAGCAGCCCGCCGCAGTCGCGGTCAGCGGGCAGCCAGTCTTTGTTCATGCCGTAATACTGGCTCTGGGCAATGGACGCAAACCAATCGGCGAAGCGCTCACGGTCTTGGCCCACCAATTCGGCGGCGTCGGGATAGCCGTCGCGGTCAGAGTCGGCTACGCTGCTCACGGAAAGCGGCGTCGTGCCGGTAGAAATGGGATCGGCAGCACTGACCCCGCCGCCCAAACCGAGCAGTACACCGAGGCAACACACCGGCCAAAGTTGGCTCCTCAGACGCTGAATCACCCGGCTATTATGCCTTTTCGCGCGGCCAGCGGCCGCTATCTGCTTTTGCGAGGCAGCGCAGTGGTGAAGACGTCTCGATTAGAATATATACACTCACGCCTATAACTCTCATGGTTCTACCCCGTAAAACTTTCTAACTCACCACCCACCGTACCCGCTTTTTCCTTTTATTTCGCCACAAACTGATAGACCGTCCCTGACACATAATCGGCCAAATATAATTCGCCTGCCTCGCTTTCCCCAAAAGTCGAGATGCTCAGTTCGGTGTCCAGCATTTTGTTGGTCTTCCACTTTGCGCTGCTCGGCACGGCAGCCCAGATGGTGCCGCTGCCAAAATCGCCATAAATATATTGCCCACGCAGGGCTGGTAAACCTTGGCCCCGGTAGACATAACCGCCTGTTACCGAGTTGCCTTGGGTGTGGTCATAACTCAAGATGGGGTCTTGTAACTTCGTTTTGGCTGAGTTGCAGTTGGAAGCGGGTTCATAACAAGCGGCAGCTTCTTTCAAACGCCAGCCGTAATTCTCACCGCCCGCGCTGCCTTTTGGAAGCAAGTTGATTTCTTCGTATTTATTTTGGCCCACATCGGCGATCAGTAATCCGGCCGAGCTGAAGCTGAAGCGCCAAGGATTGCGCAGCCCGTAAGCAAAAATCTCTCCGCGTGCCCCAGCTGTGTTGATAAATGGATTGTCTTTAGGCACGGTGTAGCTCCCACTGCGCACGTCGAGCCGCAAGAGTTTGCCGAGTAGACTGCCCAGATTCTGGGCATTGTTTTGTGGATCGCCACCGCTGCCGCCGTCGCCCATGCCAACGTAGAGAAAGCCGTCTGGCCCAAAGGCGAGCTGCCCGCCGTTGTGGTTACTGTACGGCTGCTTGATGGTGAGCAGTACTTTGGCTGAGGCGGGATTCACTTTGCCACCCACGGCGGTATACCGCGCAATAACAGTGTCGCCGTTGAGGTTGGTGTAGTCCACGAAAAGTCTGCCGTTCTGACTGAATTTGGGATCGAAAGCCAGTCCCAGTAAGCCGCGCTCACCGCCTGCACGGGTCAAGCTGCGTACATCTAAAAAGGGTTGCGCTTCGACTCGAGTGCCGCGCAGCACCTTCACCAGTCCACCTTGTTCGACCACGAACAGCCGCCCTGAACCGTCCGCAGCGTTGGTGATACTGGTGGGGCGCTCAAATCCGCTGCCGACTTTGAGAAGTTGTACTTGATTACCGCTCTGAGCTAAAGCTGGCGCGATAGCGAGTGCGGCGACCAGAAGACAGCCACGCTGCCAGTACGAGGTTCGTTTATTCATCTCGTCCAGCTTGACAGCTTGGGGATTGAATGTCGGTTTAGGGAAATACTTTCGTCTGTGCTTTCTGCGACGTTTGATAAGTGTTATTATCAAAAACGATGAGCGACCCTGATCTCTGGCTTGAACTTCAAGCGGATCGGCCTTCTGCATCTCTCAGTCTGGTGTTATCGGAAACTGAGCCGCTGAGTCAAGCCCGGTTGTGGCTGGAGCCGGAGCAACGTCGCCGCGACGCGGTGCGGGCTGCCCGTGACCGTGATCTGGTGAACCTGTGGTCACTGACGGTGGCCCACCACACTTTGCACAGCAGCCAAGGCAGTCGTCACACCCTGCGAACTTACCGCAATGGTCTGCGGTTCTGGCTACTGTTTACTGAGCGGCATGCGGTGGGGTTGCTGCGCCCCAAAGCTGATCAAGGCTCATTGTTTGCCCGCGAGTTGGAGGCGGGGTTGCTGGTGCTTGAGCGGAAGCGTAAAACTAGAGTGGATGCTAAGTTGGCAACCAGCCGCGCCACGCCAGCGTCCGGGCCGCGTCCACTGTCTACGTCATCGGTCAATGTGTATTTAGCCGGAGCGCGGGCTCTATACCGGGCGCTGCGCTGGGCGGATGCCACGGACGCTGACCCTTTCCGTGACGTGAAGGTCAAGGCCGATCAGGTGGCCCGCTGGGATAAACGCTTTCCGTACCCGCAACCTGCTATCGAAGCGCTGCTGCAAACTGGTGATGCCCGCCACCGTGTGACCGTTCTCCTCGGTGCACATGCTGGACTGCGGGCTTCAGAGATGGTCAAGCTCAAATGGAGTGACGTAGAACTTGAAGCCAGTCGCTTACAGGTGCTGGGCAAGGGCAACAAGCGGCGTTGGGTCAGTCTTTCGGCTTCACTCAAGCGGGCTCTGCTGGAGCGGCGAACCGAATCGGCTGACCTTCTTGTTGTCGGCGGCACACCTGAAGCGGCTCGTTTGCGTCTGCGCCGCGTTTGTCTGCAGACGAATGTTCCTTTCTTGTCACTCCATGCTTTGCGTCACAGCGCGGGTACCCGCCTCGTGAAATCGGGCCGCTCACTCCAAGATGTGGCCCGCCATCTGGGCCACGCTTCGGTGGCGACGGCGGAGATTTATGCGAAATGGGCGGATGAGGGGCTTAAGAATGAGTTGGAAAACTGGTGAGAGGGGAGTGTACTCAGACTATTGAATACTATTATATATATTCTTTAGCGCCCACTCTCAGCATTTAAGACTCCGTGAAGCGCTGCTAGTTGGACGGTGTTCTCAGAAGCGCCACAGTGCAGGTGGACAAAGCTATCGAGGAGGAACGAACCATGCAACTGCTCGGCGTGATTGAAGGCTTTTATGGCCGCCCCTGGACGGCGTTTCAGCGCTCTCGGCTGCTCGGCTGGATGCAGGGCTGGGGCATGAACACGTATCTCTACGCGCCCAAAGATGATCTGTACCACCGCGCCCGCTGGCGTGAAGCGTACCCCGAAGCCGAGCGGCTTTCGCTGGGTGAACTGGTCGAGGCGGCCCAGCAGCGCGGCGTGGACTTTGTCTACGCGCTGGCTCCGGGCCTTGACCTCAACTGGCAAGATGAAGCGGATCGGGCCGCCCTACTGGAAAAAGTGGACTCTGTGGTTGCTCTGGGTGTGCGCGACTTTGCTCTGCTGTTTGACGACATTCCCAACCAAGCCGATAGGGCCGCGCAGGCCGCCGAGCAGGTGGACATCACGCACACGCTGCGCCGGCACTTGCGGGCGCAGGGAATAGACGGCCTGCTCTTGTTTTGCCCCACCGAATACTGCGGCGAGATGGCCCAGCCCTCGGTGGCCGAGTCGCCGTATCTGCGCGGGGTGGCCCGCTTAGACAGCGGCACCGAAGTGCTGTGGACGGGGCCGCTGATCGTCTCACCGCAGATCAGCGCCGAGTCGGTGCGTGAAGTGGCGCAAGTGTTGGGGCGCAAGCCGCTGATTTGGGATAATTTGCACGTCAGCGATTACACCATTCACCGCCTGCACTTGGGGCCCTACGGCGGCAGACCGCTGGAACTGCGCGGCGAAGTCTCGGGCATTTTGTCAAATCCGAATACCCCCTTCGAGCCGAATTTTGCGGGCCTGCACAGTTTGGCCGATTACGCGGCGGGCGACGTGGAGTGGAACGCTGAAGAATCGGGCGAGCGGGCACTGAAGGCTTGGCTGCCGGAATTTGGCCCTGGTGCCGAGCTGAGCGACCTGCACCTCTTGGCCGACACCCTCTTTTTGCCGCACCGCTTGGGGCCGCGTGCGGAAGCACTGCTCAGAGCCGCCGAGCAACTGGCACTCGATTCAGGCCAAGCCGACGCTTTGGCCCAATTGCAAGCTGGGCGGGCCGCTTACCACCGCTTGCTCAGCGCTCTAGAGAAAGGCAGTAACCGCGAGCTGCTGTTTGATTTGCACCCCTACTTGGTGGATCTCAACGAAGAACTTACCCGCTTGATTCGGGACGCCGCCGCAGAC contains:
- a CDS encoding heavy metal translocating P-type ATPase, whose product is MTRPPSLPSVSEASSLTYFVEGMDCASCVQKVERVVGRLPGTGEVKTSFTKQTLILELDEAQTPRQTLETHLRSLGYTPTLRAAPVQPKSPEHGHAGHDHDSHDHARQDHAGHTHEVLPPNTLWYKGTQGKLVLTSGVLLALAWVFGFVAPQLALYGYVAATLLGVWPLAKSAVASARLGDFFSINLLVSLAAIGAVLIGQAAEGAVVVFFFAVGELLEGVAAGRARAGIQALSALTPKTALLMDGNEMREVPADTLEVGQMVQVRPGSRVPADGSITAGQSSLDDSPVTGESMPVDKNVGDAVFAGSINGSGVLTVKVDKAAADNTIARIIHLVEEAEGSKAPTARFIDRFSRLYTPGVVLVSALVALIPPLLLGAEWHLWLYKSITLLLIGCPCALVLSVPAAITSAVSAGTRRGLLIKGGAALETIGSVKTVAFDKTGTLTAGQPRVTDVLGAALSESEVLRLAAAVEAGSSHPLAQAISGAAKSAGLSVPAAEAAAALAGKGVTATVEGRPLFVSSPKHVASTLNLAPDLQQRLTAFEEAGKTVVVLHSSDQVLGVVAIRDEARPDAAQAIARLKAMGVKTVMLTGDNARTGKAIAAQLGLDVRAELLPEDKLRLIGELRQDGDVAMVGDGINDAPALAKADVGIAMGGGTDVALEAADAALLRGRVSGVADLVQLSRDTMTNIRWNIGFALGLKAIFLVTTLLGYTNLWMAILADTGATAIVTANALRLLGWRGKEDAATVPVSGPALHSGA
- a CDS encoding gluconate 2-dehydrogenase subunit 3 family protein, with product MSAQERAAVIAALNGPAVTAPTRATLLERLDARYERQFLSETEFARLRAVAVRLVPHDPAEMDLSGLIDQRLHQNLSDGWRYADTPADGPAYQGLLAALPSNFETLSGDEQDAAIHELQASQPHPFEDLLAELTEGFMAHPLTQYRFGYAGFMDAPGWPRVGPNELEAREIAYGESGNDQ
- a CDS encoding alpha-2-macroglobulin family protein, yielding MQGRQVQRKWLTGVLLSTALVAGLAPAQRNVSIYGGVFQGGQAVKVEVYAPAGTVFTVRRVLDPASLFAASPDPHQPKLSASQQSAPIRSVTLRRRDDSLNLGTLPSGVYTVGTGNLAAVVVVSNLGLVVKRDQNQVLIYTADRESGQTRAAQINLLGSKQSVQASVDGVARLTRKADANSDKETYLAHIGNDWAISGANWNSYAAPLVRGYVYTDRPVYRPGQHVDFKAVLRQAGSLKALAGTSVRVVVKSPNDDEVFRKTLMTDAFGSLNAGLDLPAGAKLGEYYFSLSPEGTDDDQTDISGSFQVEAYQKPEYAVTIQADRKRAVQGDKVNVRISARYLFGGNVSGAIVNYNVTRAPYYPPGFDSEYLSPDSEGTDYGSDLVIQDQTRLNANGDLDLTLPLEKDASGNPVSYRIEAEVEDESRRTVSAQTRVIAFPASLNVEADTDGYVYGVNKPIGISLDTRDLKDVGRAAPVTLDLVRQSYDYDKKKKTWVLSEKRLSRSQVQTGADGRAATTLSAPRGGGYLLRASVTDSQGRVSTFENFVWVLKPGEDYGWNYRDLSVRLDKKSYAPGDTATVLVGNPKPGAPVLVTLEGDKLRSSTVLRGTGAVLTYSFPVTADMAPNIYVAAAALGDGQLYSNDAHVKVPRVGSALTVKVTPAKARYAPGDTGKLSVDVKDAGGKGVAANLALGVVDQAIYLVQPDNATPIAQVFDALRDNAVGTNSSLNFYFSQVGTTANAPKPMAIKPAFAQDKQARAADASTADSVTPRQDFKDTILWLPNLITDAQGHAEVDVKFPDNLTTWIATARAQTQLPRFGQATASTMTTKDVIARLTLPTFLVRGDTVTLSGIVNNTLGRPVMGNVSAVLNGLTPLGGAALTPAGAAINVAANGRTRSDMQVRAGNVGTADVTFTARTGSGNDALKLPLPIKARGYEVSQTAVGSASKPSVTLNIPVDTNLSTLDLSLSLTPSLLSAVSPALEYLVGYPYGCTEQTMSRFLPALLAKQNLGSAALPQSVTKNLPDIVSSGLARLQLFQHEDGGWNFWQWDDSTLEMSAYVVEGLLRAKQLGAAVDNTMLDNGLKYLTKNASNPKARQAERASAYRALADAGRLDLAGLNTFARRKDLAPYALAETALALQKLGQTQAAKDVLDRLKAQRIGSNNGSLIHWETPKRGKTYWYDFWDDNSVQVTATALEALAQLEPGSPLIPNISQWLLSNRRGPKWLSTQDTTSVIIAALALKPPAPVSSEVKVTLDGLSAGSATLSGTEAATLKLNTGGLKAGPHTVTMQGAPAGLTFSSQLSFSREPAELHADASKGFELRREYQKLTPIWDEKGKRYTYQRTPLLKGGQMQPVTVGDLILVTLTVKPSQQSARYLLISDPIPAGMKAQDERSLAIAGLKDPDEYNWEDWNYWYAGRDLLDDRVDLYADYLSGKQTMTYVLRAQTPGTFTALPTHAFLMYDSDVEGYGSAATFTVRDRGE